One genomic region from Amia ocellicauda isolate fAmiCal2 chromosome 4, fAmiCal2.hap1, whole genome shotgun sequence encodes:
- the LOC136748837 gene encoding LOW QUALITY PROTEIN: zinc finger BED domain-containing protein 5-like (The sequence of the model RefSeq protein was modified relative to this genomic sequence to represent the inferred CDS: inserted 1 base in 1 codon): MSELQKFALQLDKATDMSNAAQLLVFIRYSFNGTLQEDMLFSFALEGSCTGKDIFTELDTKIQEEGLFWDKCVGVCTDGAGAMLGKNNXLKARVLQVAPHVNFTHCIIHNEALASKSLNPESNRVLQSAIKIVNSIKSRPRNTRLFATLCQEMGSEHEALLFHTEVRWLSRVKVLTRLLELHDEVHFPDRVWVPTRGQTPNGW, encoded by the exons ATGAGTGAATTGCAAAAATTTGCTTTGCAACTAGACAAGGCAACGGACATGTCAAATGCTGCCCAGTTACTTGTATTCATCAGATACAGTTTTAATGGGACACTTCAAGAGGACATGctattttcttttgctttggAAGGTTCATGCACAGGCAAAGATATTTTCACAGAGCTGGATACCAAAATACAAGAGGAGGGCCTCTTTTGGGACAAGTGTGTCGGTGTCTGCACAGATGGTGCAGGAGCAATGTTGGGTAAAAACA GACTAAAAGCGAGAGTTTTACAAGTGGCACCTCACGTTAATTTTACGCACTGTATTATACACAACGAAGCTCTCGCTAGCAAATCACTCAATCCAGAGTCAAACCGTGTTCTCCAAAGTGCTATTAAAATAGTAAACTCCATTAAATCACGTCCCAGGAACACCAGGCTGTTCGCCACCCTCTGCCAAGAGATGGGCTCGGAACATGAAGCCCTGCTGTTCCATACCGAGGTCAGGTGGCTTTCGCGGGTGAAAGTTCTCACCCGCCTGTTAGAGCTGCATGATGAGGTGCATTTTCCTGATCGAGTCTGGGTCCCAACTCGTGGACAGACCCCAAATGGTTGGTAA